From the genome of Solidesulfovibrio carbinolicus, one region includes:
- a CDS encoding N-acetylneuraminate synthase family protein — MPHARIRIDAAHEIGPDRTFVIAEVGSNHGRDLGKALESVDAAARCGVDAVKFQSIDLNALYYAPADNVRALHAHIDFEERWHGELKAACQRRGVLFVSTPTYLRAVDVLESVDVALYKLASAQVGVFPQLVARVAALGKPTLMSAGLVTPGGLEASVDAFRRAGNDDYAILHCNAIYPTPPDRTYLARMELLRALYGCPVGFSDHTQGIAVALAAVARGAAVIEKHFTLSRGLDTPDAFFSLEPSELASLVAGIRDVEAACAPCRARLAIETEESDFKESIRYRLVLRVAKAAGQAFAPGDFDYKRHSEGVDCVEEGLVLARMQARGPLDAGELLRWEMVEGKA, encoded by the coding sequence ATGCCGCATGCTCGCATTCGCATAGACGCCGCCCATGAGATCGGTCCAGACCGGACCTTTGTCATCGCGGAGGTGGGGTCCAACCATGGCCGGGACCTCGGCAAGGCCTTGGAAAGCGTGGACGCCGCCGCCCGTTGCGGCGTGGATGCCGTCAAATTCCAGTCCATCGACCTGAATGCCCTGTATTACGCGCCCGCGGACAACGTCCGCGCCCTGCACGCCCACATCGATTTCGAGGAACGTTGGCACGGGGAACTCAAGGCCGCCTGCCAGCGCCGCGGCGTGCTCTTCGTGTCCACGCCGACGTATTTGCGGGCCGTGGATGTTCTGGAATCCGTGGACGTCGCCCTGTACAAACTCGCCTCGGCCCAGGTCGGCGTATTTCCCCAGCTGGTCGCCCGGGTGGCCGCCCTGGGCAAGCCGACCCTGATGTCCGCCGGCCTGGTCACGCCCGGAGGGTTGGAGGCGTCGGTGGACGCCTTTCGCCGGGCAGGCAACGACGACTACGCCATCCTGCATTGCAACGCGATCTACCCGACGCCGCCCGACCGGACGTATTTGGCCCGGATGGAACTGTTGCGGGCCTTGTACGGATGTCCCGTGGGCTTTTCCGATCACACCCAAGGCATTGCCGTGGCCCTTGCGGCCGTGGCCCGGGGGGCGGCGGTCATCGAAAAGCATTTCACCCTAAGTCGCGGCCTGGACACGCCCGATGCCTTTTTTTCCCTGGAGCCCTCGGAACTGGCCTCGCTGGTGGCCGGCATCCGGGACGTGGAAGCGGCTTGCGCGCCCTGCCGGGCGCGCCTGGCCATCGAAACCGAGGAAAGCGACTTCAAGGAATCCATCCGCTACCGGCTGGTCCTTCGCGTGGCCAAAGCCGCCGGCCAAGCCTTTGCCCCGGGTGACTTTGACTACAAGCGCCATAGCGAGGGCGTGGATTGCGTCGAAGAGGGGCTGGTGCTGGCCCGGATGCAGGCCAGGGGCCCGCTCGACGCCGGAGAACTGCTGCGCTGGGAGATGGTGGAGGGGAAAGCGTGA
- a CDS encoding ATP-grasp domain-containing protein, which produces MKRVLAINLGWEQEPLLDLLGSLNLEIYGVHANDGYYKGIRYHDLLVADPRDLPRLLLFAQKVRPDAVISDQCDYSQFAQAVIASRLGLPGPSLRDAQIGNSKLLQRTLGWQAGLACPCFTLCLDAQDVLRFGREHGYPLIIKPVDNRGSFGVNRVDRESDVAPAFYDALIHSHSRGVLAETFIQGRHLTVDGYVFQGLGPRTLAVATKTKLPQKQSIIDGEITYPGELPPALYDKASAALERTAAALGFGFGFLHGEFILTDAGEVYLTEIANRGGGVFTSEIIVPNVSGIDILSVYVNDCLGTPLLPISGDPNHPGRTPTVMQLFAFSDLQEGIVKKISGIDLLEAREDVLRLKMLIRRGDVVRGIASGADRHGVIIMTAPEPRELKRRLSEALAMLQVTIEKRDAS; this is translated from the coding sequence GTGAAACGTGTTTTGGCGATCAATCTCGGCTGGGAGCAGGAACCGCTTCTGGATTTGCTCGGTTCCCTTAATCTGGAAATTTACGGCGTCCATGCCAACGACGGCTACTACAAAGGCATCCGCTATCACGACCTGCTCGTCGCCGACCCCCGGGATTTGCCCCGGCTGCTGCTTTTCGCCCAAAAGGTCCGGCCTGACGCCGTCATTTCCGACCAATGCGACTATTCCCAGTTCGCCCAGGCCGTCATCGCCTCGCGTCTGGGCCTGCCCGGCCCCAGCCTGCGCGACGCCCAGATCGGCAACAGCAAGCTCTTGCAGCGCACCCTCGGCTGGCAGGCCGGTCTGGCCTGTCCCTGTTTCACGCTTTGCCTCGACGCCCAGGACGTGCTGCGTTTCGGCCGCGAACATGGCTATCCGTTGATCATCAAGCCCGTGGACAATCGCGGCAGTTTCGGCGTCAATCGGGTAGACCGGGAAAGCGACGTTGCGCCCGCTTTTTACGACGCGCTCATCCACAGCCATTCACGCGGCGTTTTGGCGGAGACCTTTATCCAGGGCCGGCATTTGACCGTGGACGGCTACGTCTTTCAGGGACTTGGTCCCCGTACGCTGGCCGTGGCCACAAAAACAAAACTGCCGCAGAAACAGTCCATCATTGACGGCGAAATCACCTATCCTGGAGAATTGCCGCCCGCCTTGTACGACAAGGCGAGCGCCGCCCTGGAACGGACCGCAGCAGCTCTGGGCTTCGGCTTCGGTTTTTTGCACGGCGAATTCATCCTCACCGACGCAGGCGAGGTGTACCTGACGGAAATAGCCAATCGCGGCGGCGGGGTGTTCACCTCGGAAATCATCGTGCCCAATGTTTCCGGCATCGACATCCTGTCTGTCTACGTCAATGATTGCCTGGGCACGCCCTTGCTCCCCATAAGCGGCGATCCGAACCACCCCGGCCGGACCCCCACGGTGATGCAGTTGTTCGCCTTTTCCGATCTCCAGGAAGGCATCGTCAAAAAAATCAGCGGCATTGACCTGCTGGAAGCCCGAGAAGACGTCTTGCGGCTCAAGATGCTTATCCGACGCGGCGACGTCGTGCGCGGCATTGCTTCGGGCGCCGACCGGCATGGCGTGATCATCATGACCGCACCGGAGCCACGGGAGTTGAAAAGACGGTTAAGCGAAGCCCTGGCCATGCTGCAGGTGACCATTGAAAAACGTGACGCTTCTTGA